In Setaria italica strain Yugu1 chromosome I, Setaria_italica_v2.0, whole genome shotgun sequence, the genomic window CTTCATCCTCCAGTCGGTAGGCACCTGGTCGGATCACCTCAGCCACCGTGTATGGTCCTTCCCATGGCAAAGAAAGCTTGTACTTGTCCTTGGTCGTTTGGGTCCTTCGAAGCATGAGGTCTCTGACTTCAAGGGTTCTTCCCCGAATCTTCCTTTTGTGGTACCTGTGAAGAGTTTGCTGGTAGTGAGCGGAGCGGATGATTGCCGTCTCGCATGCCTCCTCGAGCAAGTCAATCGCGTCCTGCTAGGCCTCCGCGATCCGGTCAGGGTTGAATGCTTTTACCCTTGGGGTGCCATAGTTGAGGTCGGATGGCAGCACTGTTTTCGAGCTGTATACCAAGAAGAAGGGGGTGAAACCCGTTGACCAGTttggggtcgtcctcaggctccagagggCTGTTGGAAACTCTGTGACCCATCACCCAGCATGTTTCTCAAGCCAGTCGAAGATGCGCGGCTTGAGTCCCTGGAGGACCATGCCATTTGCCCGCTCGACCTGTCCGTTGGTCCACGGATGTCCGACCGAAGCCCAGTTGACCCTGATGTCGTACCCATCATAGAAACCCAGGAACTTTTTACCAGTGAAGTTTGTTCCATTATCCGTGATGATGCAGTTAGGGACACCGAACCAGTAGATGATGTCGAGGAAGAACTCAACCACCTCTTGCGAGTGGATTTTGGTGATGGGCtttgcctcgatccacttcgtGAACTTGTCCACCGCCACGAGCAGGTGGGTGTGACCGCCCGGGGCTTTTTTGAGGGGCCCAACCATGTCGAGTCCCCAGACCGCAAACGGCCAGGTGATGGGGATGGCTTAGAGTTCCAGTGCCAGCAAGTGTGTCTGCCAAGCATAGAACTGACATCCCTCACACCTACAGACCACTTCCTCCACATCGTCTAGTGCCGCGGACTAGTAGAATCCATGACGAAAGGCCTTCCTGACCAGTGATCGTGGGGCAGCGTGGTGTCCGCAATTCCGGCATGGACTTCGAGGAGAAAGTGCTTCCCCTGGTCGGTcaggatgcacttcatgagcacTCTCGACGGGCTTTGCTTGTAGAGTTCATCGCCGATGGCAATGAACGTTTTGGCATGTTGGGCGACCCATCGCGCTTCAATCATTTCCGGGGAAAGGACTTCGTCGAGGATGTAAGCGAGTAGTGGTCTCCTCCAGTCGGTTGGGTCGAGCGCCATTACCGCCACATCCCGATcggagcccccgagcgcttgGTCAGGGTTGGGCAACGGTGTGGTACCAGAGCCTCCGAGCGGTTGGCTGGGGCCAGCCTGCGCCTGGGTCAGATTTTCCCGGATGCGGGTGGACAGCTCGTGCAGATCGTTCACAAAGACGCCTTCCAGGACTGGTTCCTGCCCGATAGCCATTTTTGCCAAGGAGTCGATGGCATGGTTGTCCTTTAGCAGGATGTGATGCTGCTCAATCCCCCGGAATTTATCCTCGAGCTTCCACACCTCTTGGTAGTATGCTACCATGAGCAGGCTTTTGCAGGAGGATTCCTTCATGACCTACTTGACCACCAGCTCCGAGTCGCCACGGACGTAGAGTCGGGTCGCGTCGAGCTTGACCGTGATGCGCAGCGCACTGATAAAGGGCTTCGTATTCCGCGACGTTGTTCAAGGCGTTAAAGTGGAGGCGGATTTCATAACAGAGCCTGTTCCCCTTTGGGAAGACCAGAACCACTCCAGGCCCCACGCCGGTTCCCATGACCGACCCATTGAAGTACATTGTCTAGTACTACTGGGCGACGACAGGGGTCAGGGTCTGGACCTCCGTCCACTCGATGATCAAGTCGGCCAgagcctgggacttgattgcagttTGGGGGGCGTACTTGACGTTGTGGCCCATGAGCTCAAGCACCTACTTGGAGATTCGACCTATTGTGTCGAGATTTCGGACGATTTCTCTGAGTGGGTATGAGGTGACTACCGTGACCTCGTGTTCGGTGAAATAGTGAAGGAGCTTTCGATTTTCCATCAGCACGGCGTACAAAAGCTTCTGCACCTGAGGGTAATGTACCTTCGCATCGGTGAGtacctcactgacgaagtacaccggtCGCTGAACCTTCAGCGCATGTTTGGGCTCCTCCCTCTCAACGACAAGAACAGCGCTGACCACATGGTCGCTGGCTGCGATGTAAAGAAGGAGGGGTTCCTCTCTCTTGGGCGTGACTAGGATCGGGGTCGAGGTCAGTAGCGCTTTGAGGCTCTCCAGTGCCTTTTGTGCCTCTTCCGGCCAGACGAATGCGTCTGACTTTTTGAGGAGTTTGTAGAGCAGCATTCCCTTTTCGCCAAGTTGGGAGATGAACTGGCTCAAAGCAGCCAAGCATCCGGTGAGCCTCTGTACACCCTTGATGTTGCGTATCAGACCCATGTTGGTGATGGCCATGATTTTTGGggggttggcttcgatgccgcgctcgGAGATGATGTAGCCGAGTAACTTCCCTTCGGAACCCCAAAAACACACTTCTCAAGATTTAGCTTGACGCTGAATCTGCGCAGGTTCGCAAATGTCGCGACTAAGTTAGAGATCAGGTTGCCTGCTTGAGCCGACTTTACCACTATGTCATCAATGTATACGGCGATCATGGCCTTTGGCTTCCCGTCTAGGTCGGGTTGGTTGAGAGGATCAATTTGGTCAGTGAAGCACCGTTGCATGCACCGCTGGTAAGTGGCACTGGCATTCCTTAGACCGAACGGCATGGTCACGTAACAGAACGAGCCATAcagggtgatgaaagaggtcgcgagctAGTCAGCATCCAGAAAACAAAGGATTTCACATCCCGAGGTCGaatcgactatttgatctatgcgtggtaAAGGAAAGTGGTCCTTAGGGCACGCCTTGTTCAGGCTactatagtcaacacacattctccattttccattcttcttttttacaagaacCGGGTTAGCAAGCCAGTCGGAGTGGTATACCTCCTTGATGAAACTAGCTTCCAGGAGTTTGGCGATTTCCTCGCCTATGGCCCTGTGCCTCTCGTCATCAAAGCGGTGTAGGTGCTCCTTCACGGGCTTCGAGCTTGGAGCGATGCGTAGTGTGTGCTCGGCGACCTACCTTGGGATTCCATGCATGTCAtctggcttccatgcgaagacatCCCGGTTCGCACGTAAGAAGTCAACGAGCTCGCCTTCCTATTTGGCTGGGAGCTTGGTCCCAATCCACACCGTCTTGGTCGGGTCGACCGGGTCGATCTCCATCACCTTGGTCTCGTCGGTCGGGTTGAACGCACTCGCAGTGGTCGGCTCGTTGTAGTCGGGAATGGCTAGAGCTACCTCCTTCTGGAGCTTCTTGAGCTCAGTGGAGTTGACGAGACCGGTGGCATACTCAAGGTTCTCCCGGTCGCACGTGTAGGCGTGCGGAAAGAGACTGCTCACGGTGATGGTGTTGTTTGGCCCTGACATTTttagcttgaggtaggtgtagttggggattgccatgaacttagcGTAGCATGGGCATCCCAAGATGACGTGGTAGTACCCCTCGAAGTCTACCACATCAAAGCAGGATCTCCGTGCGAAAGTTGGCATGGTCCCcgaacgtgacgggcaggtcgatctgctcGAGTGGGTATGCTCGCATTCTTGGGATCACACCATGGAAGCGCGTGATCTTTGATCGGAGCCTGGAACGGGGGATGCGCATCAAGTCCAGGGTCTCAACATATaggatgttgaggccactgcccccgtccatgagcaccCGGCTGAGGCGCTTTTCCTCGACGATGGGGTCCACGACGAGCGAGTACTGACCCAGTCGGGGAACGCTCGGGGGATGATCCCTCTGATCAAAAGTAATAGGGTGGCATGACCAAGTAAGAACTTGGAAATAGCTGAATCAATAGCACATACCTCCCGGCGGCGTATCTTGTGCTAACGTTTGGAGTGGTCGGTGTCGGTCCTCCCGAAGAACATAAGGCAGGTCTCGGGCTCGGGGAAGCCTTCTCCATCCTTGCTTGCCACATCCTCCTTGCCCTTGTGCTCCCTCATCTTGCCAGCTTGCCGCAGGAAATGCTTGAGGAGCTCACAGTCCTTGTAGAGGTGCTTGACGGGGAAAGGGTTGGTGCAGGGACTCTCCATGAGCTTCTTGAAGTGGTCATTGCACCCCTGCTGAGGTGGCTTGTCCAGTCGGTCGGCTGCCGTGACCACCATCGAACGGGTTAGTTGGTGCcgatccttcttgttcttcttgcctTGCCTCGTGGAGGGACCCTCATCCAGGCCCTCACGcttagccttgcccttgtctcGCCCATTGCTGAAGACAGCCCCAACCGCCTCCTCGCTGGAGGCATGGTTGGTGGCAATGTCTAGTAGGTTGCGGGTGGTTCGAGGCTTGTTGCATCCGAGCTTGTGGACCAGGGACTTGCAGGTCATCCCCGTGAGGAACATGCCGATGATGTCAGCATCGACAACGTCGGGCAGAGAGTTGCTCTGCCGCAAGAACCTATGGATGTAGTCTCGCAGGGACTTGTTGGACTCCTGCTTGCAGCTCTTAAGTTCCCAGGTATTCCCAGGGCGGACATAGgtcccctggaagttccctacaaagaCCTTCTTGAGGTCCGCCCAGTCGTGGATGCTATTGGCAAGCAGGAACTCAAGCCAGGCTTGAACAAACTCTCCCAGGCAGATGGGGAGATGATGGATGATGAAGAGGTCATCATTGTCACCACCAGCTCGGCAGGCGAGATGGTAGTCTTTGAGCCATATGCTGGGGTTTGTTCCCTCGGTGTACTTGGCTATGTTGGTGGGCGGCCAGAAGCATTGTGGGAAGGGTGCTTTCTGGATGTTCCACCCAAAGGCTCGCGGCCCTAGCCCATCAGGGCTGGGGCTTCGGTCGCCGCTCCGGTCGCCCGAGTGACGGACACGTCTAGGGTGCACATCCCTAGGTTCCTCATCGGACCGATCCTGGGCTGCTTTGGCGGCTCTGGCCGCCATATGGTCGACGTCGGCGTTGTGACGCACCAGGCGGCGCGCGTGGATGACGCTGCGCACATCGCAGTTGGGACCCACGTGCTGGCGTTGTGGTGCCGGCGCCTGTACCAGATCATGCGAAGGTGCTGTCGCGGTGCTGTGTCCGGCACGGCGAGGTAGAGGAGGCGAGCAAACCGAGAGGTTCAGTTGCTACGCCCCCAGCGCCCCGGTAGGGCATGAAACCGCATGCTGCTGGCATGACGCAGAGCTCTCAGCCTACTGCATGGTGGCAGTTTCTACCAGCGCTCTGAGGTTGCGGTGGATCGCCTGCTCCTTAGGGTCAGCGGGCTCCGGTACGCTGGGCAGGAGCATCGCGGTGGCGGTGATGTTCTGTCCGGCCCTAGCAAACTATGGGAGGTCATCCCCCCTCCCAGCTATGATGTTTCGATGGACCTAACGAGCGCAACCTCAGGCCCCGCTTCCCAGGTTGCGCGCGTGTGGGCACGGAGTGTTGCGCCGggcgtgctggtggtggtggtggtgggttcTGCTGGAGCTGCCGTAGCGCGTCGCCATGCGCCTGCACCCGTGCCCGAGCCTCCGCACGGTGGTCCGGTAGGGTGTGAGTCTCAGCAGATTCTGCCACCTCCGGAAGCTGCTCTGGGCATCCGCCATAGCGCATTCTCGGGACAGAGGATCATCAAGTGCCATTGCGTCGCTGTGGCTGGAGCCCTCGCTCTTAAGCTCCTCATCGCAAAGGAGTTTAAGGAAAGAGTCAGGGGCATAGTCCGCCATACCTACGAGCTTGCACGGGGGGAGAGGTGGCACCATAGCCTTCCAGAGACCCCGCACATACGCGTCCACTGGGGACGGTAGACCGAAAGGGAGCCACCCGCGCAGCGAGCGCGGTGGTGACTGAGAAGGCCCTCCGG contains:
- the LOC106804255 gene encoding uncharacterized protein K02A2.6-like, producing MVGPLKKAPGGHTHLLVAVDKFTKWIEAKPITKIHSQEVVEFFLDIIYWFGVPNCIITDNGTNFTGKKFLGFYDGYDIRVNWASVGHPWTNGQVERANGMVLQGLKPRIFDWLEKHAG
- the LOC101761011 gene encoding uncharacterized protein LOC101761011; this encodes MKESSCKSLLMVAYYQEVWKLEDKFRGIEQHHILLKDNHAIDSLAKMAIGQEPVLEGVFVNDLHELSTRIRENLTQAQAGPSQPLGGSGTTPLPNPDQALGGSDRDVAVMALDPTDWRRPLLAYILDEVLSPEMIEARWVAQHAKTFIAIGDELYKQSPSRVLMKCILTDQGKHFLLEVHAGIADTTLPHDHWSGRPFVMDSTSPRH